The segment TTGTATTTTTCCTGTAGTCTACTCATCAGTGAACCCTCCTTTCAAAGTCTATAGTATTTCTCCGCACTTTTTGCAAACTCTTACTTTTGTTCCATCTTCTAAAAGTTTTTTACTAATTCTTGTTGCAGAATTACAATTTGTGCAGTATAGCATAACTTTTGAACTATTGATTGGCGCTTCTTTTTTAACTATTCCGCCTTGCATATTTTCTCTATTAGGTTTCACGTGCTTAGTAACAATGTTTACATCCTTAACTAACACTTTGCTAGTTTTTGGATATACAGTTAATACTTCGCTTACTTTACCTTTATCTTTACCTGAAATAACAACAACTTTATCTGTTCTTCTTACATGAACTTTAGCCATCACAGCCACCTCCCTTTTATAGAACTTCAGGTGCTAATGATAATATTTTGTTGAACTCTTTATCTTTTTCTCTTAGCTCTCTTGCTATTGGTCCAAAAATACGAGTTCCTTTTGGTTGTTTATCATCTTTAATAACAACAGCAGCATTTTCATCAAACTTTATGTATGATCCGTCTGCTCTACGTACTCCTCTTTTAGTTCTAACTATAACGGCTTTTACTACTTCACCTTTTTTAACAACACCGCCTGGTGTTGCACTTTTAACGCTAGCAACTATTACATCTCCAATGTTTCCAAACTTTCTCTTGGATCCGCCTAAAACTCTTATACACATAATCTCTTTTGCTCCAGTATTATCTGCAACTTTTAAGCGAGTTTGTGGCTGTATCATATAAATGCCTCCTTTCAATCATTGAAATTATTTAGCTTTCTCAACGATTTGTACTAATCTCCATCTCTTATCTTTAGATAATGGTCTAGTTTCCATTATTATTACTCTATCATTAATTCTAGCTTCATTATTTTCATCATGAACCTTGAACTTTTTAGTTCTATTGATTGTCTTTCCATATAATGGGTGACGAACTTTACCTTCAACTGCAACTACAATAGTTTTTTCCATTTTATCAGAAACAACTCTGCCTATTCTAGTCTTTCTATTACTTCTTTCCACAGGATTACCTCCTTTCAGTATACTACTGTTCAATCACATTTAACTCTTTTTCTCTAAGTATTGTCTTAACTTGAGCTATTGATTTCTTTACCTGTCTTATTCTCATTGGGTTTTCTAGTTGACCAGTCGCTAATTGAAATCTTAAATTAAATAACTCAGCTTTTAAATCATTTAATTTAGCTGACAATTCTTGAGCAGTATTTACTCTCAACTCTTGTAATTCATTAGCCCTCATTTACTTCACCACCCGTTTGTTCGAAATCTTTTCTTGTTACGAATTTAGTCTTCATTGGAAGCTTATGTGAAGCAAGTCTCATAGCTTCTCTAGCAACATTTTCTGCTACTCCAGATAATTCAAATAAAACTCTACCAGGTTTTACAACAGCTACCCAATATTCTGGTGAACCTTTACCAGAACCCATACGAGTTTCAGCAGGTTTTTCAGTTATTGGTTTGTCTGGAAATACTTTTATCCAAAGTTTTCCACCTCTTTTTATATATCTATTTATAGCTATTCTGGCAGCTTCTATTTGATTACTTGTTAACCATCCGCATTCAGTTGCTTGTATAGCATAATCACCATAAGCAATAAAGTTTCCTCTAGTTGCTTTTCCCTTCATTCTGCCACGTTGAACTTTACGATGTTTTACCTTTTTTGGCATCAACATACCTAATTCCTCCTTCCCTATTGGCTAATTTCTTGTGTTCTTACTTTCTTTGCAGGAAGAACTTCTCCTCTATATAACCAAACTTTAACACCTATTTTTCCATAAGTTGTATCTGCTTCAGCAAATCCATAATCGATATCTGCTCTTAATGTTTGTAGTGGAATAGTTCCTTCATGGTATTGCTCTGTTCTAGCTATTTCAGCTCCACCAAGTCTTCCTGAACAAGCAGTCTTAACACCTTTAACTCCGTATCTCATAGCTCTTTGAATAGTTTGTTTCATAGCTCTTCTGAAAGATATTCTCTTTTCAAGTTGTTGAGCAATGTTTTCAGCCATTAATTGAGCATCTGTTTCTGGTTTTTTAACTTCAACTATGTTAATTATTACATTCTTTTCTCTTACGATTAAAAGTATTTGAGATTTTAACTCTTCTATACCTTTACCACCTTTACCTATAATCATTCCTGGTTTACCAGTATGAATATTAATCTTAACTCTTTTTGGTGTTCTTTCTATTTCTGTTTTAGCAACACCAGCTGAGAAACATTTTTTCTTTATAAATTTTCTGATTTTATCATCTTCTATTAGGTTATCCGCAAAGTTTTGGTTATTAGCATACCATTTTGCATCCCAATCCTTTATAACGCCGACTCTGAGGCCATGTGGATGTACTTTTTGTCCCACTCTATTTCCCTCCTTCTATGCTCTTTCTTTAACTACTAGTGTAATATGACTAGTTCTCTTCATTATTGAATATGCTCTACCTTGTGCACGTGGTCTGAACCTCTTTAGTGTTGGTCCTTGGTTTGCATATGCTTCTGCAACATATAATTTATTAACATCTAAGTTAAAATTATTTTCTGCATTAGCTACAGCTGATTTTAATACTTTTAAAATTATAGTAGCTGCATCCTTTGGAGTATATTTTAATATAGCAAAAGCTTCATTTACATTCTTATCTCTAACTAAATCAAGAACAACTCTAACTTTTCTTGGAGATATTCTCACATATTTTGCTATAGCTCTAGCTTCCATTATAGTTCCTCCTTCCTATTACTATTTTACACGTGATCCCTTTTCTGTTTTGTCTACGTGACCTTTGAATGTTCTTGTTAATACAAATTCTCCTAGTTTATGTCCTACCATATCTTCACTTATATAAACTGGAACATGTTTTCTACCGTCATGTACAGCTATAGTATGACCTAACATTTGAGGGAATATTGTTGAACTTCTTGACCAAGTTTTTACAACTTTTTTTTCGCCCTTTTCGTTCATTTCCTCTATTTTTTTCATTAAAGATTCAGCAACGAAAGGTCCTTTTTTTAGTGATCTACTCAAGTGAACGTCCTCCCTTCATACATTGTGTAAATTTTAGGAAGAGAATGTAAATTCTCTTCTCATAATTTATTTAATTATTTTTGTCCTCTTCTCTTAATAATCATGCGATCAGAGTATTTCTTATTCTTTCTTGTCTTATATCCAAGTGCTGGTTTACCCCATGGAGTAAGTGGACCTGGATGACCGATTGGAGATTTACCTTCTCCACCACCATGAGGGTGATCGTTAGGGTTCATTACAGAACCTCTTACAGTTGGTCTGAAACCTAAGTGTCTCTTTCTACCTGCTTTACCTATGTTAATAATGTCGTTAGTTAAGTTAGAAACTGTTCCTACTGTAGCTCTACACTCACTTCTTACATATCTCATTTCTCCACTTGGAAGTCTTAATATAGCATATTTTCCTTCCTTAGCCATAAGTTGTGCAGAAGAACCTGCTGCTCTTACTAATTGAGCACCTTTTCCAGCTTGTAATTCTACATTGTGAACTACTGTACCTACTGGTATGTTTATTAATGGAAGAGCGTTTCCTACTTTAATATCTGATCCTACACCAGACATTACAACGTCTCCTACTTTTAATCCTACTGGTGCTATTATATATCTTTTTTCACCATCAGCATATACAACAAGTGCTATGTATGCTGTTCTGTTTGGATCATATTCTATAGATGCTACCTTTGCAGGTACTCCATCTTTAGTTCTTTTAAAATCTATTATTCTATATTTTCTCTTAGCTCCACCGCCACGATGACGTACAGTTATTTTACCTTGAGCATTTCTTCCAGCTTTCTTCTTTAATGAAACAAGAAGTGACTTTTCTGGTTGATCTGTAGTAATTTCCTCAAAAGTAGCAACTGTCATATGTCTTAATGAAGGTGTGATGGGTCTAAACTTTTTAACTGCCATTTAAATTCCCTCCTTCTGTAGCTTATCTGGCATTTCGCCAATAACTGCTTTGTATAAAATTACATTCCTTCAAAGAATTCAATAGTCTTACTATCTTCAGTTAGTTTAACCATTGCTTTTTTGAAGTCAGCTCTTTTTCCAACGTGTACTCCAACTCTTTTAACTTTCCCTTCAAATCTTGCAGTTCTAACTTCTTCAACTTTTACACCGAACACTTCTTCAACTGCTTTTTTGATTTGAGTTTTGTCAGCACGTATGTCTACTATAAAGGTGTATTGTCTATCTGCCATAGCAGCCATGCTTTTTTCAGTTATTACTGGTCTTCTTAGTAAATCGTAACTGTTTAACATTATGCATACACCTCCTCAATCTTAGCAATTGCATCTTTTGTTATGATAAATTTATCATGTTTTAAGATGTCATAAACATTTATATTGTTTACTGGTACTACAGTTGCACCTTCTATGTTTCTTATTGATTTGTAAACAACTTCGTTGCTTTCTGCTACTACTATTAATGGTTTTTTAGCTTCAAAAGCATTAATCATTTTAACCATTTCTTTAGTTTTTGGTGCTTCTAACTCTAAGCTTTCAAGAACTACTAATTCTTGTTCATTCACTTTGCTAGTTAGAGCTGATTTCATAGCAACTCTTTTCATTGATTTTGGGATAGCCATTCTATACTCTCTTGGCTTTGGAGCGAATACTATACCACCATGTATCCATTGAGGTGCTCTAATAGATCCTTGTCTTGCTCTACCAGTTCCCTTTTGTCTCCAAGGCTTCTTTCCACCCCCAGAAACTTCAGCTCTTGTTTTAGCTGATTGAGTTCCTTGTCTTTTATTTGCAAGTTGTGCAACTACAACTTGATGTAATACATCTGCATTAACTTCTACTGCGAATACAGCTTCTGCTAATTGTAAATCTCCAACTTTTTGACCTTCTCTGTTATATAAATCTATTGTAGGCATTCTTTATCCTCCTTTCTCAAAAACATTAAGCTTTCACTGTGTTTTTAATTACAACGTAGCCCTTGTTTGGTCCTGGTATTCCACCTTTTATTAAAATAACGTTCTTATCAGCCATTACCTTTACAACTTCAAGGTTTAAAACAGTTGATTTTTTGTGTCCCATATGACCTGGCATTTTCTTATTTTTAAATGTTCTTGATGGATCTGATGCAGCTCCCATTGATCCAACAGCTCTATGATATTTAGAACCATGGGCCATAGGTCCTCTATGGAAGTTCCATCTTTTGATTGTTCCTTGGAATCCTTTTCCTTTAGAAACTCCAGTTACATCAACTTTATCTCCGGCTTCAAAAACATCTGCTTTTATTTCGTTTCCAACTTCATATCCATCAATATTTTCTAATCTAAATTCTCTAACTATTCTCTTTAAAGATACACCTGCTTTTGCAAAATGTCCTTTTTTAGGTTTGTTAGCTAATTTTTCTCTTATATCTTCAAATCCAACTTGTATAGCATTGTATCCATCTTTTTCTTCTGTTTTCTTTTGAAGAACAGCACATGGACCTGCTTCTACAACTGTAACTGGTATAACTTTTCCGTTCTCATCGAAAATTTGAGTCATTCCAATTTTTCTTCCTATTATAGCTTTTTTCATTCTCCTTGCACCTCCTAGAATATTAGCGGATCGTCTCACGATCATAATACCTAATTATTAACTTATTAAAGTTTTATTTCGATATCAACACCTGCTGGTAAGTCTAATCTCATTAAAGCATCAACAGTTTTTGGTGATGGACTTAATATGTCGATTAATCTTTTATGTGTTCTTATTTCAAATTGTTCTCTAGAGTCTTTGTATTTGTGTGTTGCTCTTAATATTGTAACTACATCTTTTTCAGTAGGTAGTGGTACTGGACCAGCTACTTTAGCTCCTGTATTTTTTGCAGTTTCAACTATTTTTTCAGCTGATTGATCTAATATTGTGTGATCAAAAGCTTTTAATCTAATTCTAATTTTTTGATTTGCCATTAAATTTCCCTCCTTTTCATACTTCAATAATTCAAAATGTAACATCAGCATTATGTAAACTGTTCCAGGTGTTGCATTTCAGAAGCAATACTACCTCACATTTCATAACACCGTCGCCTGATTCAAGATCAAAGCATGCTCAGCAAAGAATAACCCGGAAATCTCCAGCAACCTCTTGCTTCATCGCTTTTTCTGTGTCACAACTATTATATTGTATAATATTTTTTTTGTTTTGACAAGTATTTTTTATTTATTATAAAAATTTCTTTTATAATCTGAATTTTTACAAATAAAAGGAGAAGGGCGTCCCCCTCTCCTTTTATTCAAAGGCCTTTTTTCTATATTTGCAAACAATTTTAATTCATTTTATATTAACTTATTAAAACTTAACATTCAGTTAAATTATTCAGTTATTGTAGTAACAACTCCTGAACCAACTGTTCTTCCACCTTCTCTGATAGCAAATCTTAAGTTACTTTCCATTGCTACTGGTGTAATTAATTCTACTGTCATATCTATGTGGTCTCCTGGCATTACCATTTCTACTCCGTCTGGTAAAGCGATTGATCCTGTTACATCTGTTGTTCTGAAGTAGAATTGTGGTCTATATCCGTTAAAGAATGGAGTGTGTCTTCCACCTTCTTCTTTCTTTAATACGTATACTTGACCTACGAATTTTTTGTGTGGAGTTACTGTATCAGGTTTTGCTAATACTTGACCTCTTTCGATTTCGTCTCTTTGTACTCCTCTTAATAATGCTCCGATGTTATCTCCAGCCATTGCTTCATCTAACATCTTTCTGAACATTTCTACTCCTGTAATTGTTGTCTTTCCGATTTCTTCTTTCATTCCTACGACTTGTACTTCATCTCCTACGTGTAGTACTCCTCTTTCAACTCTTCCTGTTGCAACTGTTCCTCTTCCTGTGATTGTGAATACATCTTCTACTGGCATTAAGAATGGTTGATCTGTTGCTCTTTCTGGAGTTGGGATGTATGCATCTACTGCTGCCATTAAATCTAAGATGCATTGATCGTCGCCTTCTTCGATTGCTTTTAATGATGATCCTACTACTACTGGGCATTCATCTCCATCGAATCCATATTCGCTTAATAATTCTCTTACTTCCATTTCTACTAATTCTAGTAATTCTGGATCGTCTACTTGGTCTGATTTATTTAAGAATACTACTATGTGATTAACTCCTACTCTTGATGCTAGTAGTATATGTTCTCTTGTTTGTGGCATTGGACCATCTGCTGCTGATACAACTAAGATAGCTCCATCCATTTGTGCTGCTCCTGTAATCATATTCTTTACATAGTCTGCGTGTCCTGGGCAGTCAACGTGTGCATAGTGTCTGTTTTCTGTTTCATATTCAACGTGTGCTGTGTTGATTGTGATTCCTCTTTCTTTTTCTTCTGGAGCTTTATCGATATCTTCGTAGTTTTGTACTTCTGCTCCACCTGCTTTTGCTAATGTCATTGTTATTGCTGCTGTTGTTGTTGTCTTACCGTGGTCTACGTGACCTATTGTTCCTATATTTACGTGTGGCTTATTTCTTTCAAACTTTTGTCTTGCCATTGTTTATTCCTCCTGTTCACTTTTAAATTCAATATTTATATTTAAAGTAATTTTATTATTTATTTTCTCCTGCAACCTTTTCAGCTATACTCTTTGGAACTTCTTCGTAGTTAGCAAACTCCATGCTGTATGTTCCTCTACCTTGTGTTCTAGATCTTAAAACTGTTGCATATCCAAACATTTCAGATAATGGTACGAATGCAGATATAACTTGTGCTCCCCCTCTTGGGTTCATGCCTTCGATTCTACCTCTTCTAGAGTTAACATCTCCCATTACATCTCCCATGTATTCTTCAGGTACAACTATTTCTACCTTCATTACAGGTTCAAGTAATACTGGTGTTGCTTTAGCCATACCATTTTTGAATGCCATAGAACCAGCAACTTTAAATGCCATTTCAGATGAGTCAACATCATGGTATGATCCATCGTAACATTTAACCTTAAAGTTTATAACTGGGAATCCACCTATTATACCACTTTGACAAGCTTCTTGAATTCCGTTATCTACAGCTGGAACATATTCTCTTGGAATAGCTCCTCCAACTATAGCATTTTCAAATTCGTATTCGCCTTCATGAGGTATTAATTCTATCCAACAATGTCCGTATTGTCCACGACCACCTGATTGTCTTACAAACTTACCTTCAGCTTTAACAGCATTTTTAATAGTTTCTTTGTAAGCAACTTGTGGAGCACCTACGTTACATTCTACTTTGAATTCTCTTTGTAATCTATCTACTATGATTTCAAGGTGAAGTTCACCCATACCAGCAATAATTACTTGGCCTGTTTCTTGGTCAGTATATGTTTTAAATGTTGGATCTTCTTCTGCAAGTTTCGCAAGCGCTATACCCATTTTTTCTTGAGCAGCTTTTGTTTTAGGTTCAATTGCAACAGATATAACTGGTTCTGGGAATTCCATACTTTCAAGTATAACTGGTGTTTCTTCTGAACATAAAGTATCTCCAGTTGTAGTGTTTTTTAATCCTATAACTGCACCTAGTTCTCCAGCATATAATTCTTCAACTTCTTCTCTGTGATTAGCATGCATTTTAACAAGTCTTCCGATTCTTTCTTTTTTGTTCTTGTTACTGTTTAATACATAGCTTCCACCCTTCATTATACCAGAGTAAATTCTTACAAAGGCTAATTTACCAACAAACGGATCTGTAGCTATCTTAAACGCTAATGCTCCTAGTGGTTCATCATCAGATGCGTGTCTTTCAACTTCATTTCCATCTTCATCAACACCTTTGATTGAAGGTATATCTAATGGAGATGGTAAATAAGCAAGAACTGCATCTAATAAATGTTGAATCCCCTTATTTTTGTAAGCAGTACCGCAAAGTACTGGAACTATTTCATTAGCTATTGTAGCTTTTCTTAAAGCTGTATGTATTTCTTCTTCAGAAATTTCTTCACCTTCAAGATACTTCATCATTAATTCTTCATCAGTTTCAACGATAGCTTCCATCATAGCTGATCTGTATTCTTCAGCCTTATCTTTTAATTCTTCAGGAATTTCAACTTCATCATAGTGTACTCCTAATTCTTTATCAAAGATAACAGCTTCCATTTTTATAAGATCAATATGACCTTGATAGTCATCTTCTTTTCCTATTGGAATTTGTATTGGTACTGCATTTGCACGTAATCTATCTCTAACAGTTTGAACTGACATATAGAAATCAGCACCTAAAATATCCATTTTGTTTATAAAAATCATTCTAGGTACTTCATATTTATCTGCCTGTCTCCATACTGTTTCAGTTTGAGGTTCAACCCCGCCTTTTGCATCAAGAATAGTTATAGCACTATCAAGTACTCTTAAAGATCTTTCAACCTCAACAGTAAAATCTACGTGTCCTGGTGTGTCAATGATATTAATTTGGTGTTCTTTCCAAAAACAAGTAGTTGCAGCTGAAGTAATTGTTATACCTCTTTCTTGTTCTTGAACCATCCAGTCCATTGTTGCTGCACCTTCGTGAGTTTCTCCTATTTTATGAGTTTTTCCAGTATAGAATAATATACGCTCAGTCGATGTAGTTTTACCTGCATCTATATGTGCCATTATTCCGATGTTACGAAATTTGTTTAACGGATATTGTCTAGCCATTTCTTTTCCTCCTCTCAATGAATAAGTCCTATAGAAACAATCTTTAATTTTACAATTGGATAAAACTGTTTTGGGGAACCCAAAACAGTTTTATAATCAAGATTGAATTTTTATTAGTATCTGTAATGAGCAAATGCTTTATTAGCTTCTGCCATTTTATGTGTATCTTCTCTCTTTTTAACAGCTGATCCTGTGTTATTAGCAGCATCCATTAATTCTCCTGCTAATCTCTCTCTCATGTATTTTTCGCCTCTTTTTCTTGAAGCGTCAACAATCCATCTGATTCCTAATGTTTCTCTTCTTTCAGCTCTAACTTCCATTGGAACTTGGTAAGTAGCCCCACCAATTCTTCTAGCTTTTACTTCAAGTAATGGCATAACATTATTCATTGCAGTTTCGAAAACCTCTAATGGTTCACTTCCTGTTTTTTCTCCCATGATAGCAAAAGCGTCATAGCATATTTTTTGTGCTACTCCCTTTTTACCATCTAGCATTATGCCGTTTATTAATTTTGCAACAACTTTACTGTTGTATAATGGATCTGGTAGTACATCTCTTTTAGGTGTATTTCCTTTTCTTGGCACTTTTCTTCCCTCCTTAACATTTCATATTTAATTCATAGGTACTCGGTAACCTTACCGTAAAGTGCTCTCTTCTGCAAAATATAAGTATATAATCTATATATCAATGCTGAAGACATAGCACTGTTTTATTAACTATTTTTGTTTTGGTTTTTTTGCACCATATTTTGATCTTGCTTGCATTCTGTTAGCTACTCCAGCAGCATCTAATGCTCCTCTTACTATGTGGTATCTAACACCTGGAAGGTCTTTTACTCTTCCTCCTCTTATTAAAACAACACTGTGTTCTTGTAAGTTGTGTCCTATACCCGGAATGTAAGCTGTAACTTCATAACCATTTGTAAGTCTTACTCTCGCTACTTTTCTTAACGCTGAGTTAGGCTTTTTAGGTGTGCTTGTTTTAACAACTGTACACACTCCTCTCTTTTGAGGACATTGTTTTAATGCTGGAGAATTTGACTTGTACTCTGATGTCTTTCTTCCTTTTCTTACTAATTGGTTAATAGTTGGCATGTCTTCACCTCCTTGATTATTTTATGAAACTATATAAATTTTAGTTATAGCATAATTATTATATAAGTAATGCAACTGTTGCTGCTACTTTTATTCCACAAAACATGCCTAGATTTTTCATAGTATCTACATATATTATTTTGAGCAATCTTTTCTTGGCTAACGTTACTACTGGATCCGTTAATTTTCCATCTGCATTTTTCGCTACATAAAGACATTTTCCCTTATTGTTTCGAATATATTTCATAGTCTGCTTCAGGCCAACAACTTTCTCTCCTTCAATTCTGCTAACCATTCAAGGACCCCCTTAATACACTATGTTAGAGACAGGCTTTGAAACATGTCTCTAATCATAATCTATATGCACAAAATGTATTTTATCATTTTAATTTTCTCATGTCAATAAAATCAATACTAAGCTTCATCAACATTTATTAATTCTTCTGGAATTTCTTCCTTATCTGTATTTAATTTTATTGATCTATATCTCATCATTCCAGTTCCAGCTGGTATTAACTTACCTATTATTACATTTTCTTTCAACCCAAGCAATGGGTCTATTTTTCCTTTTATGGCTGCATCAGTAAGTACTCTTGTAGTTTCTTGGAACGATGCTGCTGATAAGAATGAATCTGTAGCAAGAGCTGCTTTAGTTATTCCTAGTAAAGCAATTTCTCCTGTTGCTTCTTCTCCACCTTGTTCGCGTACTTTTTCATTAATTTCTTCAAAATCAAATATATCTACTAGAGTTCCTGGTAAAAACTCTGTATCACCAGACTCTTTTATTTTAACTTTTCTAGTCATTTGTCTCACGACAACTTCTAGATGCTTATCATTGATATCAACACCTTGAAGTCTATATACTTTTTGTACTTCTGACAATAAGTAATTTTTAACTTCTTTAGGTCCTTTTATAGCTAAGATATCATGTGGGTTAACAGAACCTTCTGTAATTTCGTCTCCAGCTTCTATTCTGTTACCATTTATAACTTTTATTCTTGAACCAAATGGTATATCGTAACTCTTATCTACGCCTTCATTATCTATTACATGAACAATTCTCTTTTTCTTAGTTTCTTCTATCTTAACAGTACCTGCAACTTCAGTAATTATCGCAAGACCCTTTGGTTTTCTAGCTTCAAATAATTCCTCAACTCTAGGAAGACCTTGAGTTATATCCGCACCGGCAACTCCACCTGTATGGAATGTTCTCATTGTAAGCTGTGTACCTGGTTCTCCGATAGATTGTGCTGCAACTATACCAACAGATTCTCCAATATTTATCTTATTAGCTGTAGCCATGTTCATACCATAACATTTTGCACAAACACCATGTTTTGATTTACATGTAAATACAGATCTTATGTTGATTTTTTTAACACCACGTTTTTCAACTTCTTCAGCTAAATTAACGTCCATATACGTATCTGCTGGAACTATAACTTCTCCTGTATTAGGATCTAAGATATCTTCTATTGAATATCTTCCTGTAAGTCTTTCTGTTAATGTTTCAATAACTTCATTTCCTTCTTTTATTTCAGAAACTTCATATCCATGTTGTGATCCACAGTCTTCTTCTCTAACTATAACATCTTGACTTACATCAACAAGTCTTCTTGTTAAGTATCCTGAGTCCGCTGTTTTAAGTGCTGTATCTGCGTTACCTTTTCTAGCACCGTGAGTAGATATGAAGTATTCAAGTACATCAAGACCTTCTCTGAATGATGCTCTGATTGGCAACTCAATGATTTTACCAGATGGATTAGCCATAAGTCCTCTCATACCAGCAAGCTGTTTGATCTGAGACTTAGATCCTCTGGCCCCTGAGTCAGCCATCA is part of the Clostridium botulinum genome and harbors:
- the fusA gene encoding elongation factor G, which encodes MARQYPLNKFRNIGIMAHIDAGKTTSTERILFYTGKTHKIGETHEGAATMDWMVQEQERGITITSAATTCFWKEHQINIIDTPGHVDFTVEVERSLRVLDSAITILDAKGGVEPQTETVWRQADKYEVPRMIFINKMDILGADFYMSVQTVRDRLRANAVPIQIPIGKEDDYQGHIDLIKMEAVIFDKELGVHYDEVEIPEELKDKAEEYRSAMMEAIVETDEELMMKYLEGEEISEEEIHTALRKATIANEIVPVLCGTAYKNKGIQHLLDAVLAYLPSPLDIPSIKGVDEDGNEVERHASDDEPLGALAFKIATDPFVGKLAFVRIYSGIMKGGSYVLNSNKNKKERIGRLVKMHANHREEVEELYAGELGAVIGLKNTTTGDTLCSEETPVILESMEFPEPVISVAIEPKTKAAQEKMGIALAKLAEEDPTFKTYTDQETGQVIIAGMGELHLEIIVDRLQREFKVECNVGAPQVAYKETIKNAVKAEGKFVRQSGGRGQYGHCWIELIPHEGEYEFENAIVGGAIPREYVPAVDNGIQEACQSGIIGGFPVINFKVKCYDGSYHDVDSSEMAFKVAGSMAFKNGMAKATPVLLEPVMKVEIVVPEEYMGDVMGDVNSRRGRIEGMNPRGGAQVISAFVPLSEMFGYATVLRSRTQGRGTYSMEFANYEEVPKSIAEKVAGENK
- the rpsG gene encoding 30S ribosomal protein S7, which encodes MPRKGNTPKRDVLPDPLYNSKVVAKLINGIMLDGKKGVAQKICYDAFAIMGEKTGSEPLEVFETAMNNVMPLLEVKARRIGGATYQVPMEVRAERRETLGIRWIVDASRKRGEKYMRERLAGELMDAANNTGSAVKKREDTHKMAEANKAFAHYRY
- the rpsL gene encoding 30S ribosomal protein S12, with protein sequence MPTINQLVRKGRKTSEYKSNSPALKQCPQKRGVCTVVKTSTPKKPNSALRKVARVRLTNGYEVTAYIPGIGHNLQEHSVVLIRGGRVKDLPGVRYHIVRGALDAAGVANRMQARSKYGAKKPKQK
- a CDS encoding ribosomal L7Ae/L30e/S12e/Gadd45 family protein translates to MVSRIEGEKVVGLKQTMKYIRNNKGKCLYVAKNADGKLTDPVVTLAKKRLLKIIYVDTMKNLGMFCGIKVAATVALLI